Below is a genomic region from Methanobacterium sp..
TGCGTGCTGTACAACTATCTCATCGTGGGAAGTTGCACCTTCTATAACTGCTCCAATGGTTACAACCGCGTCAATATCATCGTTTTCTAGAAGTTTCTTAATTGCAAGCGGCATATCAAATACGCCAGGTACGGTAATTATTTCTGTTATTTCAGAATCTAAAAATTTAGCATGTTCTTTAGCTAATTCTAACATCATATGAGTTATATCATAATTGAATTCAGCTACTACTGCTCCTAATCTGACTTTTACCATTATTTTTCCTCCATTTCAAGTATAATTAATCTCAAAATTTTGTGAAATAAATAAAAATTCATTTAAAATGAACTTATTTTATCATACATATAATATTTAACTATTAATTTAATTATATTGCACTTAATACAGCAATTGCAACAACCCATACCACCATTATTACAATTATAAATATTGCTATGGCTCTTGTTCTATCCATATTTTAACCTCCAAAAAATTTTATTTTTTGGGCCCTCGAAATCCTCAAAAATCGATGAATTTCGATTTTTGGGAGTTAGAAAAATGCAAGGCATTTTTCTAAAATTCAGAGAATTTCGGGGCATGTGAAAATCACAGATTTTCACGGTTGCAAAACTGAAAGTTTTGCAAACATCAAAACGAAGTTTTGAATGTTTCGGAAAATTCAAAATGAATTTTCCTCAAACTCCTGCGAATTTAGATATTTCTTCAACAGTTTCTGTTAATATATCAATCTCTTCTTTAGTATTATAATAATGAACCGATGCTCTAACAGTTCCACCAAGTTTATCCGCACCTATATGTTTTATTGCAGGAATTGCGCAGTGATAACCGCTCCTTACACATATATCTTTAAGTTCATCCAGTATTTTAGCAACATCATGAGAATTCATACTTTCCACATTGAAAGCAACTATTCCATGAATATTATCTGGATTACCATAACATATTGTATTATCTATGCTATTAATCGCGTCAAACATATATTTTGTAAGTTTTGCGCTGTGTTTTTCAATATTCTCAATTCCAACATTTTCCACATAATTTATAGCCGCTCCAAGACCAATGACACCAGCTATATTTTGAGTGCCTCCCTCAAATCTACCTGGAGCAGATTCAAGCGTAAAATCATCTTCTGTAACCTTTGATACTGTTCCACCGCCGAGATTAACTGGTTTTAATTTATCCATAACATCGCTTTTGGAATATAAAAATCCAGTCCCAACAGGACCAAAAAGACCTTTATGTCCTGGAAATGAAACAAAATCTGCCTTTGTTTCTTTTACATCAAATTTTACATGTCCTGCAGATTGTGCGGCGTCAACAAGATATAAAATATCGTTTTCTTCTGCTATATCCCCAATATCATAGATAGGCTGGCATGAACCAATTGAATTTGAGATATGAGTAGTCGTGATGAGCTTTGTAGTATCATCTACAGCTTTTTCAATATCCCCAATGTCTATTACGCCATATTTATCTGTTTTTATGACTTTAAGATTAACTCCTGCTTTTTTCAAATTGAGCCATGGCAGAAAATTAGAATGGTGTTCTATATTGGGAACAATTATTGAATCACCCTTCTTAAATTCCAGGCTGTTTGCTACAAGATTTATAGCTTCAGTGGTGTTTTTTGTAAATATAACCTCATTTCTATTACAGTTTATAAATTTTGCAATTCTTTCCCTTGTATTTTCAAATTTCATTGTTGCTTTAACTGCTGTTTTATAGGCACCCCTTCCTATATTAGCATTGAAATTATGAAAATAATCGCACATTGCATTTACTACAGGCTCTGGAGTTGGAGTAGTGCTTGCAGCGTCCAAATAGATTACTTCATTAAGTAAAGGAATATCCGATCTGATATCAATATTTTGAGTATTTTCCATGAAATACGCTCCTAATTAATTTTAAGTCTATTTGAACCCAGTATAAAGTTACAACTTATTTTTCCTCTATTTTTCTTCTAATTTCACTGGCCATTTCCATGGTAGATGCATTTCCACCAATATCCCCAGTTACAACTTTACCTTCACTTAAAACTTCAACCAGTGCATTTTCAACTGTACGGGCTGCACCATGTTCTTTAAGGTAATCAAGCATCATTACTGCAGATAATATCATTGCAGAA
It encodes:
- the ribH gene encoding 6,7-dimethyl-8-ribityllumazine synthase; this encodes MVKVRLGAVVAEFNYDITHMMLELAKEHAKFLDSEITEIITVPGVFDMPLAIKKLLENDDIDAVVTIGAVIEGATSHDEIVVQHASRKIADLALEYNKPVGLGISGPGMTRLEAHQRVEYGKRAVEAAVKMCERLK
- a CDS encoding cysteine desulfurase, which gives rise to MENTQNIDIRSDIPLLNEVIYLDAASTTPTPEPVVNAMCDYFHNFNANIGRGAYKTAVKATMKFENTRERIAKFINCNRNEVIFTKNTTEAINLVANSLEFKKGDSIIVPNIEHHSNFLPWLNLKKAGVNLKVIKTDKYGVIDIGDIEKAVDDTTKLITTTHISNSIGSCQPIYDIGDIAEENDILYLVDAAQSAGHVKFDVKETKADFVSFPGHKGLFGPVGTGFLYSKSDVMDKLKPVNLGGGTVSKVTEDDFTLESAPGRFEGGTQNIAGVIGLGAAINYVENVGIENIEKHSAKLTKYMFDAINSIDNTICYGNPDNIHGIVAFNVESMNSHDVAKILDELKDICVRSGYHCAIPAIKHIGADKLGGTVRASVHYYNTKEEIDILTETVEEISKFAGV